Sequence from the Nocardiopsis sp. YSL2 genome:
ACGCCCTAGAACAGGCACTCGGACACGCGGCGGGGGCCGGGCCGCACTGTGCGGCCCGGCCCCCGTTCTCCGGATCAGGCCTCGGCCTTCTCCTTGGCTTCGCCCTCGGCCGGGTTCTCACCCTTGACCGAGCGCAGGAGGAGCTGGGAGACGTCCACGACCTCCAGCGACTCCTTGGCCTCGCCCTGCGACTTCTTCTCGTTGATCGCGTCGCCGAGCATGACCTGGCAGAACGGGCAGGCGGTGGAGACGGTGTCCGGGTTGGTGGTCAGCGCCTCGTCCACCCGCTCGGTGTTGATGCGCTTGCCGATCCGCTCCTCCATCCACATGCGCGCGCCGCCGGCGCCGCAGCAGAAGCCCCGCTCCTTGTGGCGGTGCATCTCCTGCGTCTTGACGCCGGGGACCTTGGCCATGATGTCGCGCGGCGGCGTGTACACCTTGTTGTGGCGGCCCAGGAAGCACGGGTCGTGGTAGGTGATGTTCTCGTCGATGTTCTCGACGGGGATCAGCTTGCCCTCGTCCACGAGCTTGGCCAGGAGCTGGCTGTGGTGGACCACCTCGTAGGTACCGCCGAGCTGCGGGTACTCGTTGGCGAGCGTGTTGAAGCAGTGCGGGCAGCTCGCCACGATCTTGGTGACGCCGGCCTCGTTGAGGGTCTCCACGTTCTGCTGGGCGAGCATCTGGAAGACGTACTCCATGCCCAGGCGGCGCGCGGGGTCACCCGTGCAGGCCTCCATACCGCCCAGGACGGCGAACTTGACGCCCGCGATGTCCAGCAGCTCGGCGATGGCCTTCGTGGTCTTCTTGGCGCGGTCCTCCAGGGCGCCGGCGCAGCCGACCCAGAACAGGTACTCGGTCTCCGGCGACAGCTTGTCGTCGACGACCTCGACCTCGACCGGGTTCTCCTGCTCGGCGAGCTCCTGGATCCAGTCCATCCTCTTGTCCTCGGCCATGCCCCACGGGTTGGCCTTGTTCTCGAGGTTCTTGAGGAGGGTGTTGGCCTCGGACGGGAAGTTGGACTCGACCATGACCTGGTAGCGGCGCATGTCGATGATGTGGTCGATGTGCTCGATGTCGACCGGGCACTGCTCGACGCAGGCACCGCAGTTGGTGCAGGCCCACAGCTCGTCCGGGTGGATGACACCGCCCTCTTCCTCGGTGCCGACGAGCGGCTTGTTGAGGAGGGCGAGGACGTCGACGCCCGCGTGGCTCTCGTCGGGCTTCTCGGCGAGGGTCTCCTCGGTGATGCCCTTGAGCAGGTAGGGCGCCTTCTCGTAGGCGTGCTGCTGCAGGTCGAGGATGACCTTCTTCGGCGAGAGCGGCTTGCCGGTGTTCCAGGCCGGGCACTGGGACTGGCAGCGGCCGCACTCGGTGCAGCTGCTGAAGTCGAGCAGGCCCTTCCAGGTGAAGTCCTCGATCTTGCCGGCGCCGAACGGGTCCTCGTCCGGGTCGGCCTCCTCGAAGTCGAGGGGCTTGGTGC
This genomic interval carries:
- a CDS encoding (Fe-S)-binding protein; protein product: MLYLTLGIITSVFAVVAFTMFGLAIRQIVRTVGIGRPVEPERKGPFGQRLTMTLIEIIGHGRMLKRPWVGVAHWFVMVSFPLLVFTVIEAQGEVFDPHFHLPIIHDWTIYGLAIEIIAGASLVGILGLTGYRLLNSPKRLGRASRFMHSKHWTAYYVEAYIIGLLIAIFAIRGFKAAMGDFPFPVWATPISHAVGSLLPGEAAVAEPAIAWIAAFKLVISYMFFMVLAANLTMGVGWHRFIAPVNIYFKRKADGAPSHGAAKQMMDKSGTKPLDFEEADPDEDPFGAGKIEDFTWKGLLDFSSCTECGRCQSQCPAWNTGKPLSPKKVILDLQQHAYEKAPYLLKGITEETLAEKPDESHAGVDVLALLNKPLVGTEEEGGVIHPDELWACTNCGACVEQCPVDIEHIDHIIDMRRYQVMVESNFPSEANTLLKNLENKANPWGMAEDKRMDWIQELAEQENPVEVEVVDDKLSPETEYLFWVGCAGALEDRAKKTTKAIAELLDIAGVKFAVLGGMEACTGDPARRLGMEYVFQMLAQQNVETLNEAGVTKIVASCPHCFNTLANEYPQLGGTYEVVHHSQLLAKLVDEGKLIPVENIDENITYHDPCFLGRHNKVYTPPRDIMAKVPGVKTQEMHRHKERGFCCGAGGARMWMEERIGKRINTERVDEALTTNPDTVSTACPFCQVMLGDAINEKKSQGEAKESLEVVDVSQLLLRSVKGENPAEGEAKEKAEA